A single region of the Brachypodium distachyon strain Bd21 chromosome 3, Brachypodium_distachyon_v3.0, whole genome shotgun sequence genome encodes:
- the LOC100829713 gene encoding cytochrome P450 89A2 has product MTYRISSIPYISAPATPQATADVMDDLLESFLALRVLAMLPAALTRVVYRKRLAKLVNIRRRQEDLYLPLVDLWRQAIAGGGAPAYVDTLIELMVPDEQDGKRRLLTDGEVVALVSEFLGAGTEPVSAELHWIMARLVKLPGVQAAVLGEIEAVVGADAEQVDEEALGRLHYLNAVIMETLRMHPTVPVMQRQVTEDDDVALDGQRIPAGTAVKFPVERLARNKAAWADPDEFRPERFLAGGEGEAVNLAVAVPGGQMIRMMPFGVGRRMCPGWSIAVLHLGYFVANLVREFQWAEAEGEIDLQPRLRGLVTVMKRPLRVRLMPLRHNTCY; this is encoded by the exons atgacgtatcgaatatcttcAATACCATACatatccg ctccggcaacacctcaGGCCACGGCGGACGTCATGGACGACCTCCTCGAGAGCTTCCTCGCGCTGCGCGTGCTCGCCATGCTTCCCGCGGCGCTGACGCGTGTTGTGTACCGCAAGCGGTTGGCCAAGCTCGTCAAcatccggcggcggcaggaggatcTGTACTTGCCGCTCGTCGACCTCTGGCGCCAGGCGatagcaggaggaggagctccggcgtaCGTGGACACGCTGATCGAGCTCATGGTCCCCGACGAGCAGGACGGAAAGCGGAGGCTCCTGACGGACGGCGAGGTCGTGGCGCTGGTGTCGGAGTTCCTTGGCGCCGGCACGGAGCCCGTGTCGGCGGAGCTGCATTGGATCATGGCGAGGCTCGTGAAGCTGCCGGGCGTGCAGGCGGCCGTCCTGGGCGAGATCGAGGCGGTGGTGGGCGCAGACGCCGAGCAGGTGGACGAGGAAGCCCTGGGAAGGCTGCACTACCTCAACGCTGTCATCATGGAGACGCTCCGGATGCACCCAACCGTGCCGGTCATGCAGAGACAGGTGACAGAGGACGACGACGTCGCTCTCGACGGGCAGCGCATTCCGGCGGGGACAGCGGTGAAGTTCCCGGTGGAGAGGCTGGCGCGGAACAAGGCGGCGTGGGCTGACCCGGACGAGTTCCGGCCGGAAAGGTTCCTggcgggcggcgagggcgaggccGTCAACCTGGCGGTGGCTGTGCCCGGGGGGCAGATGATCAGGATGATGCCGTTCGGGGTCGGCCGGAGGATGTGCCCTGGCTGGAGCATCGCGGTGCTCCACCTGGGCTACTTCGTCGCCAACCTTGTCAGGGAGTTCCAgtgggcggaggcggagggggagaTCGACCTCCAACCGCGCCTTCGTGGCCTCGTCACCGTCATGAAGCGCCCGCTGCGTGTCCGCCTCATGCCTCTGCGTCACAATACTTGTTATTAA